The following coding sequences lie in one SAR86 cluster bacterium genomic window:
- a CDS encoding acyl-CoA dehydrogenase family protein, translating into MDIELSKEDLSFKKEVNDFLELNKRKKDSDYFKWRFEWFEKAKEKGGWDVPKWPSEFGGPGWSPTQHYIWEQETAKIDIPFDIPMGIGMLAPILMTYGNKVQQEKFLPDIRARKVNWCQGYSEPGAGSDLANLKTKAEISKDGKYYLVNGSKIWTSLAHIADWIFCLTRTNDQGTKQQGITFLLFPMKQEGIEVKPIITLGGSHTVNTVHLTDVKVPVENRIGEEGKGWTYAKGLLQHERTGLAGLSKSLFALEKLKENARSVTRGNETLMDDPSYQSKIGELEIDLMAAEFTELRSLASATSGGELGPESSILKLKGTEIQQRIQKLTVEASGIYAAAWGNSSIGTPFAKAGMSGYLSSRAYTIYGGASEVQRDVIAKNVLGIASKRKEK; encoded by the coding sequence ATGGATATAGAACTTAGTAAAGAAGATCTCTCATTTAAAAAAGAAGTTAATGATTTTCTTGAGCTCAATAAAAGAAAAAAAGATTCGGACTATTTCAAATGGCGTTTTGAGTGGTTTGAAAAAGCAAAGGAAAAAGGTGGCTGGGATGTACCTAAATGGCCTTCAGAGTTTGGTGGTCCAGGATGGAGTCCAACGCAACATTACATATGGGAACAAGAAACTGCAAAAATAGATATACCTTTTGATATCCCTATGGGAATCGGGATGTTAGCTCCAATATTAATGACTTATGGAAATAAGGTACAGCAAGAAAAATTCTTACCAGATATAAGGGCTAGAAAAGTAAATTGGTGTCAGGGTTATTCAGAACCAGGGGCTGGATCTGATTTAGCTAATTTAAAAACAAAGGCAGAAATTTCTAAAGATGGTAAATATTATCTGGTTAATGGCTCAAAGATATGGACATCTCTTGCTCATATTGCAGATTGGATTTTTTGCTTAACTAGAACAAACGATCAAGGAACAAAACAACAAGGTATTACCTTCCTTCTCTTTCCTATGAAACAAGAAGGTATTGAGGTAAAACCAATTATTACACTTGGAGGTTCACATACTGTAAATACTGTGCATCTAACTGATGTCAAAGTTCCAGTGGAAAATAGAATAGGTGAAGAAGGTAAAGGTTGGACCTATGCAAAAGGTTTGCTCCAACATGAAAGAACGGGGCTAGCTGGTTTGTCTAAATCACTATTTGCTCTTGAAAAGTTAAAAGAAAATGCAAGATCAGTAACACGAGGTAATGAAACTTTAATGGATGATCCTTCTTATCAGTCAAAGATAGGAGAACTGGAAATCGATTTGATGGCTGCTGAATTTACTGAACTAAGAAGCTTAGCCAGTGCAACATCAGGAGGTGAATTAGGGCCAGAATCATCAATTCTTAAATTAAAAGGAACTGAAATCCAGCAAAGGATCCAAAAATTGACTGTAGAAGCTAGTGGAATCTATGCAGCAGCCTGGGGAAATAGCTCCATCGGCACACCTTTTGCAAAGGCAGGAATGTCTGGATATTTATCAAGTAGAGCTTATACAATTTATGGAGGAGCTAGTGAAGTTCAGCGCGATGTTATTGCTAAAAATGTACTTGGGATTGCAAGTAAGAGGAAAGAAAAATGA
- a CDS encoding TSUP family transporter, whose translation MSVFLNLEFMLLSLIILLLSLVQSIFGVGLLLFGTPTLLLLGYSYDVTLWILLPASMLISLSQVIGNNDLIVTEKKLYVATLPPLVLGLFLVVTNENFIDITKVVGAALILIGLLRISKRLEKILKIFLSKNTILFYFFLGGIHGISNMGGGPLTVLMSSLHATKESIRANIAQIYFLFAFFQLLVLSITRLESFNPSYLMLTLVAIISYFFLGKKLSLLLSNEKYQYFITLLILCYGIFSFL comes from the coding sequence ATGTCAGTTTTCTTAAATCTTGAATTCATGTTGTTATCCTTAATAATTTTATTATTAAGTCTAGTTCAGTCTATTTTTGGAGTTGGTCTTCTTTTATTTGGTACTCCTACTTTATTACTTTTAGGCTATTCTTATGATGTTACTTTATGGATTTTATTACCTGCTTCAATGCTTATTTCTTTATCCCAAGTCATAGGCAATAATGATTTGATTGTAACTGAAAAGAAATTATATGTTGCGACTTTACCACCGCTTGTTTTAGGCCTTTTTTTAGTAGTGACTAATGAAAACTTTATAGATATAACTAAAGTTGTAGGAGCAGCTCTAATATTAATAGGCTTATTGAGAATATCCAAGCGTTTAGAGAAAATACTCAAGATATTTTTATCAAAAAATACAATCTTATTTTATTTCTTCCTCGGCGGGATTCATGGAATATCAAATATGGGCGGAGGTCCACTTACTGTGTTAATGTCAAGTCTGCATGCGACCAAAGAATCTATTAGGGCAAACATTGCTCAAATATATTTTTTATTCGCATTTTTTCAACTACTAGTTCTTTCAATAACTCGCTTAGAGTCATTTAACCCTTCATACTTGATGCTCACCTTAGTTGCGATAATAAGCTATTTCTTTCTGGGAAAAAAATTATCACTACTTTTGAGTAATGAAAAATATCAGTATTTCATTACTCTACTTATTCTTTGTTATGGGATATTCTCTTTTCTTTAA
- a CDS encoding pyruvate kinase, with product MHTKILCTLGPASLNKKVIGRLEDLGVEIFRLNLSHTKIENLQDQIKLIQSNTNIPLCLDTEGAQIRTGTLKKGELSLIENSIVEVSEKIIKGDEKKFNLYPENIIQELHVGDILSIDFNSALLQVVKKSKNKLDLKVITGGMIGSNKAVSVNRKVNLSSLTAKDIRAIDIGLKNDIKHFALSFANEGEDVKGIRKRIGKKSFLISKIESAEGLINKKEIIKFSDAVLIDRGDLSREVSIHRIPQVQRDIIKLANSKKTEVYVATNLLESMIQNSSPTRAEVNDVYNLLESGANGLVLAAETAIGNHPIACANMIKKLINEFNAPVASSNLLFEDPSLIKPHGGSLILNMASIEQVKRDGSSRKLVVEDSDLIDAEQIALGTFSPIDSFMSKEELNSVLKTNKLLDGNVWTLPIILQIKRNGLMPEIGERVILTSKKGEKIAFLDVQNIYNIDLEKVALKWFGTNSEDHPGVKRFLSKGNIVINGKVTLINRRKSVYRSYELTPHETRYIFSQRNWSRVVGFHTRNPAHGVHEHIQLRALKESEADGLFINPVIGEKKTGDFSTEIILESYKILIANKIYPDKSVLLGGFNTYSRYSGPREAIFTAICRKNLGCSHFIIGRDHTGVQDFYKENENKEFFNKLNNLEIELIFFNKIGFNSKQKKFANYSNSKSFKEISGSDVRASFKTNKKLPNWYMRKEIQNMIRLKINQKKKVFIQ from the coding sequence ATGCACACAAAGATACTCTGTACATTAGGTCCCGCGTCTTTAAATAAAAAGGTAATTGGCAGATTAGAGGATTTGGGTGTCGAAATATTTCGTTTAAATCTTTCACACACTAAGATAGAAAATCTCCAGGATCAAATCAAATTAATCCAGTCCAATACCAATATACCCTTATGCTTGGATACTGAAGGAGCTCAAATAAGAACAGGAACCTTAAAAAAAGGTGAATTAAGTTTGATAGAAAATAGTATCGTAGAGGTTTCAGAGAAGATAATTAAAGGGGATGAAAAGAAATTTAACTTATACCCAGAGAATATTATTCAAGAGCTTCATGTAGGAGATATTTTAAGCATAGATTTTAATTCAGCCTTACTTCAGGTAGTTAAAAAATCTAAAAATAAATTAGATCTTAAAGTCATAACTGGAGGAATGATTGGAAGTAATAAGGCAGTATCTGTGAACAGAAAAGTAAACCTTAGCTCTTTGACTGCCAAAGATATAAGAGCCATTGATATAGGTCTAAAAAATGATATTAAGCACTTCGCTTTATCATTTGCTAATGAAGGTGAAGATGTCAAAGGCATAAGAAAGAGAATAGGTAAAAAGAGTTTTTTGATATCAAAAATTGAATCTGCAGAAGGGCTTATTAACAAAAAAGAAATTATTAAATTTTCAGATGCTGTCCTAATAGATAGAGGAGATTTATCAAGAGAAGTTTCTATCCATAGAATTCCTCAGGTTCAAAGAGATATTATTAAACTAGCCAATAGTAAGAAAACAGAAGTTTATGTTGCAACTAACCTTCTAGAATCTATGATTCAGAATTCATCTCCTACTAGGGCAGAAGTAAATGATGTCTACAATCTTCTAGAGTCAGGCGCAAATGGCCTAGTTTTAGCAGCAGAAACTGCCATAGGAAATCATCCTATTGCATGTGCAAATATGATTAAGAAATTAATTAATGAATTTAATGCACCTGTTGCGTCATCAAATTTATTATTTGAAGATCCTTCTTTAATCAAGCCACATGGAGGTTCTTTAATTCTAAATATGGCATCCATAGAACAAGTTAAGAGAGATGGGAGTTCAAGGAAGTTGGTTGTAGAAGATTCTGATTTAATTGATGCAGAGCAAATTGCTTTAGGTACTTTTTCTCCTATCGATTCATTTATGAGTAAAGAAGAATTAAATAGTGTTTTAAAAACAAATAAGCTTTTAGATGGAAATGTGTGGACTTTGCCAATTATTCTTCAAATAAAAAGAAATGGTTTGATGCCTGAAATTGGAGAGAGAGTCATTTTAACTTCTAAAAAGGGAGAAAAAATAGCATTTTTAGATGTTCAAAATATTTATAATATTGACTTGGAGAAAGTTGCCTTAAAGTGGTTTGGAACTAATTCTGAAGACCATCCAGGGGTAAAAAGGTTTTTATCTAAAGGAAATATAGTAATTAATGGAAAAGTTACTCTTATTAATAGAAGAAAATCTGTCTATAGAAGCTATGAACTTACACCTCATGAAACAAGATATATTTTCAGCCAAAGAAATTGGTCTAGAGTAGTTGGTTTTCATACTAGAAATCCTGCTCATGGAGTCCATGAACATATTCAATTGAGGGCGTTAAAAGAGTCTGAGGCAGATGGCCTGTTTATTAATCCTGTCATAGGTGAGAAAAAAACTGGAGATTTCTCGACTGAAATTATTCTAGAGAGCTATAAAATATTAATAGCTAATAAAATATATCCAGATAAATCTGTTCTTTTAGGTGGCTTTAATACTTATTCTAGATATTCAGGGCCTAGAGAAGCGATTTTTACTGCGATATGCAGAAAGAACTTAGGTTGCAGTCATTTCATCATAGGAAGAGATCATACTGGCGTTCAGGATTTCTACAAAGAGAATGAAAATAAAGAGTTCTTTAATAAACTCAACAATCTAGAGATTGAACTAATCTTCTTTAATAAGATAGGTTTTAATTCAAAACAAAAAAAGTTTGCTAATTACTCAAATTCAAAGTCATTTAAAGAAATAAGCGGTTCGGATGTAAGGGCCTCTTTTAAGACTAATAAAAAGCTTCCCAATTGGTATATGAGAAAAGAAATTCAAAATATGATTCGTTTAAAAATCAATCAAAAGAAAAAAGTATTTATTCAATAA
- a CDS encoding sulfotransferase domain-containing protein: MKELKTKISSREPIYDQVLFLDGVSRAGKFLLGKICSNFKRVEYFQYIESLEHFPILNSLGFIEKDAAKSMMQIYLDYAIYNMSIGRGLNQRLDDSSSITHATDFEDYANRSKDHDGEEAIQKLKINNRLPSFLIHECMPFVEFFFETFPNLQMIHIERHPIDLAHSWFSRGLGKRFGLDPLVFAPTLQSKKGPIPWHAESWKDLYADMSEVDRAIKSVCNLYMMSDKSYEKINSDRKDRILKLGYENFFSSPNTVIEQLSKFLESSPYSNMGEVLKREGCHSEIPLSSRQAKLKELKNSASKEIFEELKEASAKYESYWDLEKSY; the protein is encoded by the coding sequence ATGAAAGAATTAAAAACAAAAATTTCTTCGAGAGAACCTATCTATGATCAAGTCCTTTTTTTAGATGGTGTATCAAGAGCGGGAAAGTTTTTATTGGGAAAAATCTGTTCAAATTTCAAGAGGGTTGAATATTTTCAATATATAGAATCTTTAGAACATTTTCCTATATTAAATTCTTTAGGCTTCATAGAAAAAGATGCAGCTAAATCTATGATGCAAATATATTTAGACTATGCCATCTATAATATGTCCATAGGTAGAGGCCTCAACCAAAGGTTAGATGATAGCTCCTCAATAACTCATGCAACTGACTTTGAAGACTATGCAAACAGGTCAAAAGATCATGATGGCGAAGAAGCAATTCAAAAACTAAAGATCAACAACCGGCTTCCATCTTTTCTAATTCATGAATGCATGCCTTTCGTAGAGTTCTTTTTTGAGACATTTCCAAATCTCCAAATGATTCATATTGAAAGACACCCGATAGATCTTGCCCACTCTTGGTTTTCAAGAGGTTTAGGTAAAAGGTTTGGATTAGACCCTCTGGTATTTGCACCAACCTTACAAAGTAAAAAAGGACCCATACCTTGGCACGCAGAAAGCTGGAAAGATCTATATGCAGATATGTCTGAAGTCGATAGAGCTATAAAAAGTGTCTGTAATCTTTATATGATGAGTGACAAGAGTTATGAAAAAATAAACTCGGATAGAAAAGATAGAATATTGAAATTAGGCTATGAAAATTTCTTTTCTAGTCCCAATACTGTAATTGAACAGTTATCTAAATTTCTAGAAAGTTCTCCCTACTCTAATATGGGAGAAGTATTGAAAAGAGAAGGTTGCCACTCAGAAATCCCCCTCAGTTCTAGGCAAGCAAAACTCAAAGAACTAAAGAATTCTGCTTCTAAAGAGATATTTGAAGAGTTAAAGGAAGCTTCTGCAAAGTATGAATCTTATTGGGATCTAGAAAAGTCTTATTGA